GTTCGCGCTGGCCATGGCGCGATTCGCCGCTTCCAGCGCCTGCGTGCGCTCGCGCACCTTGATTTCCAGTTCCTGCGTATGGGTTCGGACCTTTTCCGCCATCACGCCGAAGGCCCGGCTGAGATCGCCGATCTCGTCGGCTCCGCCCGCGGGCAGCCGCACGTCGTAGCGGCCGTCCGCGATGGCCCGGGCGGACTGCTGCAGCTTGCGGATGGGACGCAGCACCAGCCGGTTCACGGCATAGCCGAAGGCGGCCAGCAGGCCGCCGATCAGCAATACCACGGCGGCAATGGCAGGCCACAGTCCCGCAGTGCCCCCGATCCGCGCCGCATGCAGGTCCACCGCCGCCAGCACGTACCACCGCAGCTCGGGCACATACGACACCGCCATCAGCTGGCGCTTGCCCTGCATGCGCACCCAGATGGACTGCGCCGCGTCGGGCGTGCCGGGGGCCAGGCGCAATGCGTCGTCCAGCGCCTGGCGTCCGGCATCGTCCTGGATCACGGTGAAGATCCGGCCCCGGCCGCTTTCGGCGGCGGCGCCGGAGTTGTAGTCGATCAGCGCGGGATCCGGATGCGCCTGGATATTGCCTTTGTCGTCGATGATGATGGGCGTCACGCCCGGCTCACCGCTGCCGACGAACTCGTGCAGGAAATCGCTCAGATCCAGGCTGGCGCCGCCGATCGCCAGCGGCTGGCCGTTGTCGCGCGCGATGACGTTGAACCAGACGCGCGTGATTTTCAGCTTGCCGTCGGGGTTGACGTTGATGTTGTAGTCGCCCTTCGCCGCCAGGCTGTCGTAGAACCAGCGGTCCTCCGGATCGTCGGCGCGCAGCTTGTAACGCGGCGACTGCGACAGAGGCTTGCCGGCTTCGTTGAAGTAATAGTTGCCGCTGGCGGCATTGATCAGGAAATAGGCATGGGAGCGGAAGGCATCCCGAAAGCCTTCCGCCTCGCGGAAGAAGCGTTCCCGCTTGGCAGGATCCTTTTCGTCCAGCAGCCAGTCGCGCGCCAGCTCGGAACCGATGAAGCGCTGTGAAAGCGCCAGCTCGCGCAGGACGGGCGCAAGAATGCGCTGGCGGCTGAGCAGCGCGAAGTTGTCGGCGTAGGCGCGGCCGAAGTGTTCGCGCACCTGCTCCATGGCATGCCAGCCGAGCAAGGCGGTGGGAATCAAGGCCAGCAGGCAAGCCAGACCCAATGCGAGCAGCGACTTCGCCCGCAGCCCCAACTTCGCCATGTATGCCACTCCCGCGACGGGACATTGCCGTCCCCAAATTCGCCAGTCCGCATGTCCCGAAGCAACCCGTGGCGGGCTTCGAATCGGCGTCGCGGCCGACCGGCAGGCCACGTACGGTCGATGCCAGTGTAGAGGCCGGGAAGCCGGGGAATACCACCGAACATGCGGCAAAAATGGCTGCTCCAAGCCGCTTACCGCAATACGGGCGTAAAAAACGCCGCAGATACGCGTTTTATTGCGTTCCGTTGCGCGGGCGCGGGATCTTGCCGGCGCAAACGGCCGGCCGAAGACGGCCATGGGCCGCGGCAATGGGCCGGCGCGCGATCAAACGCCAAGGTAGCGGGTCCAGAGGGCGCGGTCGCCGTCCAGCATGCGCGAGTCGCCTGTCCAGACGATCCGGCCCCGCTCAAGGATCAGGTGCCGGTCCGCCAGCGCCAGCAGGCGCTCGACGTATTTATCGATCACCAGGATGGTCTGCCCGGCAGCGCGCAGACGCGCCAGGCATCCCCAGATTTCCTCGCGGATCTTGGGCGCCAGGCCCTCCGTGGCCTCGTCCAGGATCAGCAGGCGCGGGTTGGTGACAAGCGCGCGGCCGATGGCGAGCATCTGCTGCTCGCCGCCGGACAACTGGTCGCCCATGTTGCGAGCGCGTTCCGCCAGCCGCGGGAACAGATCGAACACGCGTTCCGGCGTCCATGGGTCGGCCGCTGCGGCGCGCCGGGTGGCGAAGGCCGTCAGATGTTCCCGCACGGTCAGATTGGGAAAGCACTGCCGCCCTTCCGGGACGATGGCGATACCGGCGCGTGCAATGCGATCCGTCGGCCAGCCCGTCACGTCGCGCCCCTCGAAACGGATGCGCCCGGCCTTCAGGGGCAGTTCACCGTACAGGGTGCGCAGCAGCGTGGTCTTGCCCATCCCATTGCGCCCCAGCAGCGTCGCCACTTCGCCGGCGCGGATGGACAGGTCCACGCCGAACAGTACCTGGCTGGGGCCGTAGCCGCTCTGGACGTCCTGCAGTTCGAGCATCATGCGTTGCGCGGCGGCATGGCGTCCGCCTCTCCCAGATAGGCTTCGCGCACGGCCGCATCCTCCCGGATCCGGTCGGGTGTGCCGCTGGCGATGATGCGTCCGTAGACCAGCACCGAAATCCGGTCGGCCAGGCGGAATACCGCTTCCATATCGTGCTCGACGAGCAGCATGGCCGCGCGGCCGCGCATCGATTCGATGAGATCCGCCAGCCGCAGCGTTTCGTCCGGCCCCATGCCCGCCATCGGTTCGTCCAGCAGCAGGACGCTGGGACGGGCAGCCATGGCCAGCGCGAACTCGAGCTTGCGCTGCTCGCCATGCGGCAGCGTGCCGGCGGGCCGCTGCAGGACGGAAGCGTCGATGCCGCAGTCGCGGGCCAGCGCCCGGGCGGCATCGTACAGACCGCTATCCGCCGCGCGCGGACGCCAGAAGCGAAAGCTGCTGCCGTCCTGCGCCTGCACCGCCAGCAGCAGGTTCTCCATCACGGAAAAGCGCCGGAATACATTGGTGATCTGGTACGAGCGGGACAGGCCCGCCGCCACGCGCCGGTGGGACGGCATGCGCGTGACGTCCACGCCGTTCAGCCACAGCGTCCCCGCGTCGAGCGGCAAGGTTCCCGACAGCAGGTGGATCAGCGTGGACTTGCCCGCGCCGTTCGGCCCGATGACGGCATGGATTTCCCCCGGCATCAGCGTCATGTCGACGTGGTCCGTGGCGACCAGGGCGCCGAAGCGGCGCACCAGGCCGGACGCCCGCAGGGCCGGCGGCGCGGGCGAATCCGGTGTGACCCGCTCGTCCCCATCCGACCGGGCGCGCTGTGCCGCGCCGGCGGCAACCCCTGCGATCATGGCCGCCCTCCTTGCCCTTCCCCGGCCGCCGGAACGTCGGATGCCCGCGCGTCGGCGCGCGTGGCGGCCGCAGGCGGGGCCGACGCATCGCCGCGGGTGGAAGCATTCCGCCTCGAAGGCGCGAACAAGGGCGCGAGCAGGCCGGCGAAGCCTCGCGGCGCGGCGAACACCACGACCAGCAGAAGCAGGCCCAGCGGCAAGTGCCAGTACTCGGTCCATTGCCGAAGCGCCTCTTCCAGCGACAGCATTACCGCCGCGCCCGCGACGCCGCCATAGCGCAGTCCCATGCCGCCCACCAGCACCATGATCAGCAGATTGGCCGATTGCGTCCAATGCAGCAGGTTGGGCGACACGAACAGGTTGTGGTTGGCCAGCAGTGCGCCCGCCAGCCCCGCCACGCCGGCGCCCAGGACGTATGCCGTGAGCTTGAGCCGGTAGACCGGATAGCCCAGCGCCCCCATGCGCGATTCGTTTTCCCGCACGCCTTGCAGGGCAGCGCCGAAGCGCGCATCGGCCAGGCGGTTGAACAGCAGCGTGATCACGATGAAGAGGAGCAGCACCACGTAGTAGAACGGCACATCGGCGCCCAGGTCCACGCCGGGCAGGCTGGCCGGCGCGGTCAGGTTCAGGCCGTCTTCGCCGCCATACTGGCGCAGCGAAATCACCACGTAGTACAGCATCTGCGCAAAGGCCAGCGTGATCATGATGAAGTAGACACCGCGCGTGCGCAGCGAAATGGCGCCCGTCGCCCAGGCCAGCAACGCCGCCACGGCGATCGCCGCCGGCCATGCGGCCAGCGCACTCTGGACGCCCGACGCGTTGAGTATCGCGGCGGTATAGGCGCCGGCGCCGAAAAACGCGGCATGCCCCAGGGCCACCATGCCCCCGTAGCCCAGCACCAGATTCAGCCCCGCCGCGGCCAGCGCGAAGATCAGCACGCGGCGCACGAAGGAAATGTAGAAGTCCAGGTCCAGCATGGGGGCGACCAGCGGGAACGCGGCCAGCGCCGCCACCCCCAACCACGCCCACATCGTCGTCCGGCGCATGATCAGCCGCGCGCCGGGAAAAGGCCCGCCGGGCGGATTACGAGCACGGCCGCCATCAGGATATAGACGGACAAGGCGGCCAGCGTCGGCCCGACGCTGCCGGCCACGGCTGGCGTGAAGATTTCCCGCAGCAGCGCGGGCAGGAAAGCCCGCCCCGCCGTATCGACCATGCCGACCAGCAGGGCGCCGACGAAGGCGCCGCGTATCGATCCGATGCCGCCGATGACGATGCAGACGAGCACCAGGATCAGGATTTCTTCTCCCATGCCGGTCTGCACCGCGGTAAGCGGCCCCAGCAGCGCGCCCGCAATCGCCGCCAAGGCCGCGCCCAGGCAGAACACGCCCAGGAACAGCAGCGGCACGCGCACGCCCATGCGGGTGGCCATCAGCCGGTTGGACGCGCCCGCGCGCACCAGCACGCCGGCCCGCGTCCGGGTGACGAACAAATAGAGCCCGGCCGCCACGAGCAGGCCGACCACGATGATCATGAGGCGGTACGAGGAATACATCAGGTCGGGCAGCAGACGCACCGGACCGCTCAGGGCGGCGGGCGTGGAAAGCATCACGGGCGCGGGGCCCCAGACCATTTTGACGATGTCGTTGGAGATCAGGATCACTGCATAGGTGCCGAGGACCTGCGCCAGGTGGTCGCGCACGGCCAGCCGCCGCACCAGCACGAGTTCCAGCACCGCGCCGATCGCGGCCGTGGCCAGCGCGGCCACGCAGACGGCCGCCACGAAGGAGCCGCTGCGCTGCATCACTTCAGCGGCGACATAGGCGCCCGCCATATACAGCGAACCGTGCGCCAGGTTCAGGATGTCCATGATGCCGAAGACCAGCGTCAATCCAGCGGCAATCAGGAACAGCATCAGGCCGAATTGCAGTCCGTTGAGCAGTTGCTCGAGGACGAGGGTGTATCCCATGAGGCGCCTGCGCCGGTCAAAGCTTGCACTGGTCCACGTAGACGTCCTGGTAGTGATCCACCGCCTTGCCCACCAGTTTGTTGGTCACCCGGCCACTGGCGTCCTTGTCGAT
The sequence above is a segment of the Bordetella genomosp. 9 genome. Coding sequences within it:
- the siaA gene encoding biofilm regulation protein phosphatase SiaA (SiaB is a threonine kinase acting on SiaC; SiaA is the matching phosphatase.); amino-acid sequence: MAKLGLRAKSLLALGLACLLALIPTALLGWHAMEQVREHFGRAYADNFALLSRQRILAPVLRELALSQRFIGSELARDWLLDEKDPAKRERFFREAEGFRDAFRSHAYFLINAASGNYYFNEAGKPLSQSPRYKLRADDPEDRWFYDSLAAKGDYNINVNPDGKLKITRVWFNVIARDNGQPLAIGGASLDLSDFLHEFVGSGEPGVTPIIIDDKGNIQAHPDPALIDYNSGAAAESGRGRIFTVIQDDAGRQALDDALRLAPGTPDAAQSIWVRMQGKRQLMAVSYVPELRWYVLAAVDLHAARIGGTAGLWPAIAAVVLLIGGLLAAFGYAVNRLVLRPIRKLQQSARAIADGRYDVRLPAGGADEIGDLSRAFGVMAEKVRTHTQELEIKVRERTQALEAANRAMASANKKIGDSIDYASLIQQAILPRRQMAQSLGERHFVMWKPRDVVGGDFYVFRPHGENCLLGVMDCAGHGVPGALMTMLVRAALDVAIAETGPADPAAILARTDAAIRGMLADMQLPHALATNTDAGLVYIDRAAGRLAFAGAKISLYESDGAECREHRGARRSLGDKRRGEYANLMLPLAAGATFYLSTDGFLDQAGGEHGFGFGSTRFVQMLKTVARLPLADQCEALDRALADYRGDLPQRDDITILSFRFE
- a CDS encoding ABC transporter ATP-binding protein — encoded protein: MLELQDVQSGYGPSQVLFGVDLSIRAGEVATLLGRNGMGKTTLLRTLYGELPLKAGRIRFEGRDVTGWPTDRIARAGIAIVPEGRQCFPNLTVREHLTAFATRRAAAADPWTPERVFDLFPRLAERARNMGDQLSGGEQQMLAIGRALVTNPRLLILDEATEGLAPKIREEIWGCLARLRAAGQTILVIDKYVERLLALADRHLILERGRIVWTGDSRMLDGDRALWTRYLGV
- a CDS encoding ABC transporter ATP-binding protein codes for the protein MIAGVAAGAAQRARSDGDERVTPDSPAPPALRASGLVRRFGALVATDHVDMTLMPGEIHAVIGPNGAGKSTLIHLLSGTLPLDAGTLWLNGVDVTRMPSHRRVAAGLSRSYQITNVFRRFSVMENLLLAVQAQDGSSFRFWRPRAADSGLYDAARALARDCGIDASVLQRPAGTLPHGEQRKLEFALAMAARPSVLLLDEPMAGMGPDETLRLADLIESMRGRAAMLLVEHDMEAVFRLADRISVLVYGRIIASGTPDRIREDAAVREAYLGEADAMPPRNA
- a CDS encoding branched-chain amino acid ABC transporter permease; this translates as MRRTTMWAWLGVAALAAFPLVAPMLDLDFYISFVRRVLIFALAAAGLNLVLGYGGMVALGHAAFFGAGAYTAAILNASGVQSALAAWPAAIAVAALLAWATGAISLRTRGVYFIMITLAFAQMLYYVVISLRQYGGEDGLNLTAPASLPGVDLGADVPFYYVVLLLFIVITLLFNRLADARFGAALQGVRENESRMGALGYPVYRLKLTAYVLGAGVAGLAGALLANHNLFVSPNLLHWTQSANLLIMVLVGGMGLRYGGVAGAAVMLSLEEALRQWTEYWHLPLGLLLLVVVFAAPRGFAGLLAPLFAPSRRNASTRGDASAPPAAATRADARASDVPAAGEGQGGRP
- a CDS encoding branched-chain amino acid ABC transporter permease → MGYTLVLEQLLNGLQFGLMLFLIAAGLTLVFGIMDILNLAHGSLYMAGAYVAAEVMQRSGSFVAAVCVAALATAAIGAVLELVLVRRLAVRDHLAQVLGTYAVILISNDIVKMVWGPAPVMLSTPAALSGPVRLLPDLMYSSYRLMIIVVGLLVAAGLYLFVTRTRAGVLVRAGASNRLMATRMGVRVPLLFLGVFCLGAALAAIAGALLGPLTAVQTGMGEEILILVLVCIVIGGIGSIRGAFVGALLVGMVDTAGRAFLPALLREIFTPAVAGSVGPTLAALSVYILMAAVLVIRPAGLFPARG